From the Piliocolobus tephrosceles isolate RC106 chromosome 14, ASM277652v3, whole genome shotgun sequence genome, the window CCCAGCactgccaaccttggcctcctgaggcCCTCGGGTGCCACCTGGCCCCTGACTGCAGCCCCTGGTGGTGTGGCTTTGGGAGTGACCTGTTTGGGTTCTGTGTCTGAGGTCAGTGAGGCCAGCAGACTCCATTTTAGGTCTCCTTGGTGCCTGGGGGACAAGCCAGAGGCTGGAGGAGCAGCGTCCCTTCTTCCGGGCTGCGCACTTGTTCAGTGCCGGGTTCAGGGCAGAGCTGCACGGGAAGGAGAGGCCTCTGGCAGCATCGTTTGCTGCTCCCCAGAGACAGACCTGGGCCCCTCCCTCTGGGACTCCCAATCTGGATGGGGTTCCTGGCTCGCTGTGGGGCATGTTGAGGCTGGAGACTGGGCTTGTGGGGCTGCACGGCCCTGCCCAAGAGAACTCAGCACTGCCTGGACAGTGAGGCTCAGCTTCTGAGTTGAGGGCTCTATCAGGCCTGGAAGTGGAcccggggagggggaggggcagggtAGTTCTGAGAAGTCCTAGGACTGTTTGCTTCCTGGTTCTGAGCCCCTGCGGCAGGGAGGAAGGGCCTGTCCAGAACAATGGCCAGAACCAGGCCCGGCCAGCTCTGGGGGTGTCAGCGCTGCCATGTGCAGGGGCCGAGCCCTACGGGGCCGTGAGCCGGCCCTGCCTTCTGCTTCCTTCCCAGATGCAGCCGCCTGTCCCGGGAGCCTGGACTGTGCCCTGAAGAGGCGGGCAAGGTGTCCCCCTGGTGCACATGCCTGTGGGCCCTGCCTTCAACCCTTCCAGGAGGACCAGCAAGGGCTCTGTGTGCCCAGGATGCGCCGGCCTCCGGGTACGAGGGCAAAGGGGGAAGTCAATGGGGGGATGTCCCTGCGTGAACCTCTCCCTGTAAGAAGCggccggccgggcacggtggctcatgcctgtaatcctagcactgtgggaggcccaggcaggtggatttcttgaggtcaggagttcaaaaccagcttggccaacaaggtgaaaccctgtctctaccaaaaaaacaaaatagccgggcgtggtggcacatgcctgtagtcccagctactcgggaggctgaggcaggagaatcgctttaacctgggaggcagaggttgcagtgagccgagattgcaccactgtattccagcctgggcgacagagggagactgtgtctcaaaaaaaaaaaaaaaaaaaaaaaagcctgcagcCTCGATGCCCAGGCCTGTGCCAGGTGGTCCCAGGGACCCCTGGACCTTGTGGGGTGTTGGGTCCAAGGCCTGGGAGATCCTCCTTCACTCTCCACGAAGCTTCCCACCCTTTCCAAATGGAGCTGGACCCAGGCCTGGGGCACTCAGGCCCTCTTAGGGGAAGGGCTGTACAATAGAAAATGCTGGAGTGGCCATGGGAGAGGAGGGGCCATTCTCCCCGGGCCTGGGCTCTGCCCAGAAGCCCTCCAGGCCCCCACTTCCCCGTCCGCAGGCCCCTTGCTCTTTTCCGCCACTCACTGTCCTGTCCACCCGTTGGCACATGTTTACGCATGCTGGCACGGCTGGGTGCTGGGTATGCCCCACCTGCCAGCCTGAGCCGCATCTGTCGGGATGGCCAGTCACTGAGTGACTTCAGGTGGTGAGGGCTTTGCTCAGAGGTGCTGGGGGTGGAAGCAGCAGCGGCTTCCCAGTGGGGGTGTTGAGAGGGGCACCGAGAAGTGGCTGTAAGGGTCTGTGTGGGCTCTTCGCCTGCCTACCGGGGGGCGTCTGCCTGGACTGTGCAGCCCACAGTGAGCACCACTGGGGCCCTGCCACCAGCACCCCCACGACGGCTGCCCCTGTTCTCCTGATGAACCTGGGGAGGGGTCCCGGATGCTCGACTTCCTTCGGCTTTCCCGCACTCCTTGGGGAGTCACTGCCCCTCTGCCTGAGAAGGTGCTTGGAGGTGGGGAAGCAGAAGGAGCTATGCTGGCCGGCCCTTTATGGACATGCGTTGGGGCTAGAGATCCCACTCCTTCCTCCCCCTGCCCGGTCTTTGGACATTTCCCTAGCACCTCCTCCCCCTTGCCCTGCCCCCACTTTCCGGGAAGCACTGCCCCTCACAGGAAGCGCCCACACTGTCACCATGGCAATCCAGGAGGGAGAGGGCCCCCAGGCGTGTTCCCAGTCCTCAGGCGCCTGGGAGGAACCTGCCAGGAACAGGGAGGCCGGGCCTGGGGCTACCTCCTGGATGGGGTCCCTCCACCTGATggcccctcaccctccccagGTGGGGGCCGGCCCCAGCCCAGACTGGAAGATGAGATTGACTTCCTGGCCCAGGAGCTTGCCCTGAAGGAGTCTGGACACTCAACTCCGCCCCTGCCCAAGGCCCGACAACAGCTCCCAGAGCCTGGTGAGACCCCCGCTTCCCGTGTCCCATGGCCCTGTCCCCCAGCCCAGTGCTCTCGCTCTAACCTGTCCTCTCTCGCAGCCACCCTGGGCTTCTCAGCACGGGGACAGGGGCTGGAGCTGGGCCTCCCCTCCACTCCAGGAACCCCCATGCCCACGCCCCACACCTCCCTGGGCTCCCCTGTGTCATCCGAGCCGGTGCACATGTCGCCCCTGGAGCCCCGGGGAGGGCACGGCGACGGCCTCGCCCTTGGTAGGTCTTGGTCGGGGGTGGGCAGGGGCGGCAGGGCCCCCCGCAGAGGCCGCCCTCACACGCCCCCTTCCGCAGTGCTGATCCTGGCATTCTGTGTGGCCGGCGTGGCTGCCCTCTCTGTAGCCTCTCTCTGCTGGTGCAGGTGAGCCAGCGGCCgcgggcagggcagggagggcacCACACGCTCAGAGGTCTCAGGCCCCACTCCCCACAGGCTGCAGCGTGAGATCCGCCTGACCCAGAAGACTGACTACGCCGCCACGAAGGCCCCTGGCTCACCTGCGACACCCCGGATCTCGGTGTGTGGCCCTCTTCGGCCCTGAGGCTCCCGTCCAACTCTGACCGCCACCTGACCCTCACTCCCTCCTTCCCACAGCCTGGGGACCAGCGGCTGGCACACAGCGCGGAGATGTACCACTACCAGCACCAGCGGCAGCAGATGCTGTGCCTGGAGCGGTGAGTGGCTGCCCCGGCCCCGCcgccccctcccacccacctcccatccccacctccacctcccctggTCAACTTTACCCTGGGCCCTGCCACCCTCACCGGCACCCTCACCTTCACCTCCCCTGCCGCCCTGCACCCTCGCCTCCCCGGCCAACTTCACCCTGGGCTCTGCTCCCCTGCCGCCCcagggctgaggtgggctgaGTGCCCACTTCCAGACTGGGCCACTGGCACCTCGAGGGTGTGGGGAGGACCCAGCGATCCCCCCCCACCCAGGCATAAAGAGCCCCCCAAGGAGCTGGACACGGCCTCCTCGGATGAGGAGAATGAGGACGGAGATTTCACGGTGTACGAGTGCCCGGGCCTGGCCCCAGTGAGTGCCTCGGGGTGCAGGGAGGGGCATAGCATCTCCTGGGGTTTCCTCCCAGCAAGCATGCCCCCAGTCCACCCACTGCCCAGCCTGACACCCACGTTCGCAGACCGGGGAAATGGAGGTGCGCAACCCTCTATTCGACCACGCCGCACTGTCCGCGCCCCTGCCGGCCCCCAGCTCACCGCCCGCGCTGCCATGACCTGGAGGCAGACAGACGCCCACCTGTTCCCTGACCTCGAGACCCCCGGGGAGGGGCAGGGCCCGGAGCTTCCCACTAAAAACATGTTTTGATGCTGTGTGCTTGTGACTGGGCCTTGGGCTTCAGGCCCTGGGATCCCTTTGCCAGGGAGACCCCCAAACATTTGTGCCAGGAGACCTCCTGGTCCCCTGCACCTCTCCTGTTCAGTTTGGACCCCCAAACTGGAGGGGCAGGGAGAACCGTGGAGCGCGGGAATGGGTGGGGAATTCTAGAGACAAAAGCCAATTAAAGTCCATTTCAGACCTGCGGCTTCTGCCTGTGTCGCCAGCTTGGGTTAATCTTCCGCCGTCCCCATCCACCATTTGGGGCCCTGGTAGATGGACCTCCGAGTGGGGGGTCCTGGGGTCTGCTCTTGCACCCCCAGAGGGAGGAGGCTTCTGTCCCCTCATGAGGAGGACCTTCCTGTCCCATGGAGCTGGAGGAGAGGCCACGGGATCATCCCCACCCTCCTCAGCCAGGCCTCACCCCTGCGGACCCTTCTACTCAGGTGGGAGATGGGAAGGGTGCAGCATAGGGCTGGGCCAGCCCAGAGTTGGCTCCTGTGTGATAAAGAGGGCGGGAGCAGGGGACAGTCCATACACACCTGGATGTGGGTGCCCATCAcctccaggcagaaggaagatgCAGACATTGAGTCTGGGTTTCTCATGGAGACGTCAGGCCCTGCAGCACACGGAGAAGGGATGGCAGGCAGGGGTACCTGTGTGGCACCAGCTATGCACAGCCAGGTGGACTCATGGGGGCCGGGTGAGGGGTGTGATGGGAGGGGCCTGGACACCTGGAGCTGGGACTTGGCCCCTCCTAAATTTGGAGCAAGAAGGCCccaagggagggagggggaccATGTGGTCAAAAGTGCCCAGATCAGGCCAGTACCAGGTCAGGGTGCAGGGGCTGAAACTCTGTGTCCCACTGACGCTGGGGATGTAGGAGGACTGGGTTCAGAAGCGCCTCAGTGGTTATTAGGAGTCTGGAGGTCCAGGCGCCTAGACAGCCCTGGTGTGTTCTTattattaatcagggttctcttatttatttatttatttttgagacggagtttcgctcttattgcccaagctggagtgcaatggcgcgatcttggctcaccgcaacccctgcctcccaggttcaagggattctcctgcctcagcctcccgagtagctgggattataggcatgcgccaccacacccaacttattttgtatttttagtagagttttctccatgttggccaggctggtctcgaattctcgacctcaggtgatttgcccaccttggcctcccaaagtgccgggattacaggcgtgagccaccgcacccggccagtcaGGGTCCTcttagaggaacagaactaataggagatatatatatggagggggtccaggcacggtggctcaggcctgtaatcccagcattttgggaggctgaggcgggcagattgcctgagctcaggagttcgagaccagcctgggcaacacagtaaaacccagtctctactaaaatacaaaaaattagccaggcgtggcagcgggcgcctgtagtcccaactgtctggaggctgaggcaggagaattgcttgaacccaagaggcggaggttgcagtgagccgagattgcaccaccgcactccagcctggagacagcgagactctgtgttaaaaaaagaagaaggg encodes:
- the NPDC1 gene encoding neural proliferation differentiation and control protein 1 — its product is MATPLPPPSPRHLRLLRLLLSGLVLGAALRGAAAGHPDAAACPGSLDCALKRRARCPPGAHACGPCLQPFQEDQQGLCVPRMRRPPGGGRPQPRLEDEIDFLAQELALKESGHSTPPLPKARQQLPEPATLGFSARGQGLELGLPSTPGTPMPTPHTSLGSPVSSEPVHMSPLEPRGGHGDGLALVLILAFCVAGVAALSVASLCWCRLQREIRLTQKTDYAATKAPGSPATPRISPGDQRLAHSAEMYHYQHQRQQMLCLERHKEPPKELDTASSDEENEDGDFTVYECPGLAPTGEMEVRNPLFDHAALSAPLPAPSSPPALP